The Alphaproteobacteria bacterium genome includes the window TCGCGGCGGACAAAGACGCCGGAGCCCCCCAGGGCGACGCGCAACAACTCGATGGACAGCGCCGGCCGGATTTCCTCGCCGACGCGCGAAATGAGGGGGACGCGACGCACCACGCCGTCCGGTTCCTCGCCCACCGAGAAGATGCCGTGCCCGCTGGCGGCTTTTTCAAGCTCCGGAACGTTGCCCATGAAGGCCGTATAATTGGGCGCGATAAAGGCGTATGGAAATCCGTCGCCGACGCCGACAACCCCCTTGATGACCGACTTGAACGTCGGCGGCAGCTTGCCGTCCGGTAACGGGTTGTTGAGGCCCACCTGGCCGACAACGGTCGGGAGGCGCCGCATCGCGGCCGCGAGGACGTCGTCGTTGCTGGGCAGCGATTTCAGTTTCGAAACAGTCTGATTGTCGATACCCCGAATGGAATTGGCGATCAGCGCGGGCGAGGTCCGGTCGTGCTCCGGGAACACCATATCGAAGGCGATACCGGCGGCGCCCGCATCGGCCAGCCTGTTCAGCAGGTCGGCAATGATCGTCCGGGGCCACGGCCATTGACCGATTTCGAACAGACTTTTTTCGTCGAGATCGATAATGCCGACGGGGAGGGCCTGTTCGGGCCTGGGCTGCAGTTTCTGATAAACGTCAAAGGTCTTCACCCGGACCCACTCGACCCACTCGAAATCCAGATGCCGCCCTTCTATGCCGAGGGCGAGAACCGCCAGGGCAATAATCGTGGACGCTTTCAGTTTCCACCACGGACCACGACTGCCGCGGCGGGAGAATCCGCCGCCGATTCTGCGGCCGAGGTCGCCAATGCGCTCCGACAGGCCAGACTTTTCGTTGCCGTCACGGAAATTGGCAGTTGCAACCATCGGTGCCCACGTTGTCGATTCTTCCCCTGCGAAAGAAGGTTAACATGATTCCATGCAAAATCGGCATAAAACCACACCCTCCTGTATCATACTGCCCGGCGGGTGGTTAACGTCCGGTTAAGGTTTCATTGCCTCGATCACCATGGATTCATAGGCGTTGAGTTCCGGTTGTCCCACGGTTTCACCATGTTTTTCAATACCCGCTAGGTGCGGATCGGAGCTTTCGCCGACAGGGCAGGCCGCCAGATCCGTAAACCCGACCTGGGTCAGGACGGCGGCAAGCACGTTCTGGTCGTAAATGAACCGGTGGCCCCAGTTGTAGAACAGGTTGTTGAGGATGAGAGTTGGATTGTAACCCGTTGAGTGACCGATAAAGGCGCGGTTTATCCAGTCCAC containing:
- a CDS encoding CHASE2 domain-containing protein; translated protein: MVATANFRDGNEKSGLSERIGDLGRRIGGGFSRRGSRGPWWKLKASTIIALAVLALGIEGRHLDFEWVEWVRVKTFDVYQKLQPRPEQALPVGIIDLDEKSLFEIGQWPWPRTIIADLLNRLADAGAAGIAFDMVFPEHDRTSPALIANSIRGIDNQTVSKLKSLPSNDDVLAAAMRRLPTVVGQVGLNNPLPDGKLPPTFKSVIKGVVGVGDGFPYAFIAPNYTAFMGNVPELEKAASGHGIFSVGEEPDGVVRRVPLISRVGEEIRPALSIELLRVALGGSGVFVRRDPAGISDIIIQRIGQPGYSIPTDRNGRIWVHFSKPAPYNTRNNEGRLYISASDVINGKVPRERLAGKLFILGTSSVGLLDIRATPIAPRLPGVEVHANILENIIGATNARVQKQDEIVQAGLAEAKERGLDEKSPEYQALAAKINNEKLEVVDFDFYLKYPYFADAVEISMILFAGLFMIIFIPRLGPMLTLAGVSVAGAALLGGSWYLYSEHLTLIDVTYPGVVTMALYSVLTFANYTREAAEKKQVRGAFAQYLSPALVEQL